A segment of the Butyrivibrio fibrisolvens genome:
TAAACGGGCTTCCACTCATGGTAAGAAGGATTCCGGCTGCCATTTTAAGGTCATTCTCATCATTGTTCAGATTATTAGCAACTCTGACCTGATCATGATTAGTAAGGAAAGGAGCATCTATATATTCCGGATTAACTGAAGAGTATGTGGTTTCGTAATCGATAAGAGCGTTAACAAGGCTGTCAGCACCAGTCTGTCCTCTTGCAGCTTTTTCAATAGTTCCTTCAGCACCTGACACTGGGAAATTGAACATACTCGGAGTCATGCTCTTATAAAAAGCTTTGATAGTAGCTTTATTGGCCCATACTTCTGAAACCATATAGAAATCCGACTTTTTAGTAAGACAATAGTTGTAGATCCAGTTCATGATCTCAATAGTAGAATTCTGATCATCGTCTTCATAATGCATGGCTGCATCCATTCTGTATCCGTCTATTCCATGCTCTATCCAGAAATCCGAAATATCTTCAAATTCTTTTCTCAGATTCTCGTTTTCAAGATTAAGATCCGGCATTTCAGACCAGAACACACCCTCATAGTACCAATCACATCCTGCTACGCTATACCAGGAGTCATTCTTTTTTTCTTTGGAAAAATTGTAATAAGAAACATATGGGCATTCGCTTTCATCAGGTTCTTTGCCATCATCAAGGTTTTTAAGATAGTCACACGCTTCTATAAACCACTGATTCTGAGATGATGAATGGTTCATGACCATATCGATTATTATGTTGATGCCTCTTTTATGGCACTCCTCAACAAGCTTATCAAAGTCTTCCATAGTGCCATATTCAGGATCTATATCCTTATAATCAATAACATCATACTTGTGATAGGTTGGTGATGGCATGATAGGCATAAGCCAGATTCCGTTGATTCCAAGCTCTGTAAGATAGTCAAGCTTAGCTGTTACGCCGTTCAGATCTCCTATACCATCTCCATCAGAATCATAGAATGAGTGTACATAGATCTCATAGTAATTCCTGTAATTATCATCTATGATCTGCACCTTTTCATCTTCTGCCTTCTTATTACAACCGGAAAGCAGATTCACTGCAAATAATAAGCAAAGACATACAACAGCCAGACGTTTTACTTTACTAAAAATATACTTTTTCATAGGTCTATATTCCGTTTCTTTGTATGAAAAGAGGCAGAGACAGACAATTCTGCCTCTGCCTTGTGATAAAGCTGATAAAAATATTTAAATAACCCGATGCATATGGAGTTTTACCATATCTAGATCATCCCTTAACAGCACCGCCTGTTACACCTTCAACATAGTACTTCTGAAGAGCCATGAACAGAGCTGTGATCGGAACTGCGATAAGCACGCCGCCTGCGCAGAATCTTGTGAAA
Coding sequences within it:
- a CDS encoding alpha-amylase family glycosyl hydrolase — encoded protein: MKKYIFSKVKRLAVVCLCLLFAVNLLSGCNKKAEDEKVQIIDDNYRNYYEIYVHSFYDSDGDGIGDLNGVTAKLDYLTELGINGIWLMPIMPSPTYHKYDVIDYKDIDPEYGTMEDFDKLVEECHKRGINIIIDMVMNHSSSQNQWFIEACDYLKNLDDGKEPDESECPYVSYYNFSKEKKNDSWYSVAGCDWYYEGVFWSEMPDLNLENENLRKEFEDISDFWIEHGIDGYRMDAAMHYEDDDQNSTIEIMNWIYNYCLTKKSDFYMVSEVWANKATIKAFYKSMTPSMFNFPVSGAEGTIEKAARGQTGADSLVNALIDYETTYSSVNPEYIDAPFLTNHDQVRVANNLNNDENDLKMAAGILLTMSGSPFIYYGEEIGMNSKGKDDPNKRLPMNWSASDTEGICDIPEGADNNVAQAFPSVDEQLQYELSLLSYYKRALKMRNSIPELARGTITKEENLCDGVVAAIRKTWTREDENGSSVSSEIIVIYNTTDDVAVIDLSSDEYKDLQIAGYLTLDNTQISIKDGHLEMPGQSICVLKFDE